A window of Desulfobacterales bacterium genomic DNA:
ATCACTATTAATTTCACCCCATTCTTTATCAGGAAAATCTCCTTGAAGGGGCATTAAGTTTTTAACATCAACCTGCATCAATATTTCAGTATCTTTTCCTATATCTTCAATGGTAATTGTATTTTCCATGTTTATTTACTCCTTTGCTGTTGGTGGCTCTTGAGCCGGATTAAAAGTAGCTACTTCAGCCCATGTATTTTTTCCATGACCTGCGATATGCGATGCTGACCATTTAATAGGATAATTAAGAACTATACCGATTTTTGCATCGGTTGCCGGATTATCTATAGTAGGCTCATCTCCCCAACGTATGTCATGATATAAAAAATATTTCATAAAAAAATGGGACATGTGAGTTAAAGGAATATACGCCATAACTATAAATCCCATTACTACTTGAAGGTTAAATAAAGAGCTGCTCATGGAACCAAAATTAAATGTAATTAAATTTACAGTGAATGCTCTGGCCATATTGAAGTTAGGGTCAACAAAAAGCCAAGTTAAAATAGCTACAACCATTGTTACAGCAAACAGCCCAAGATTAAAAAAATGCTCGTAGGAGGAATAGTTTCTTAAAACTGGGTCTTTAAGTCTTCGATAAAAAAGAGCGCATGCTCCGTAAATACATAATACAAAACCTACTGGGCCTAGTAAGTTTGTTAATGCAGCAATAGGCATCCATATAGAAATATTTAAAATATTGCTTACAGCTCCAATAGAAAGAAGTCCTATAAATCCTGCAATTAAATATAAACCAAGATGAAATGGGTATGTCAAATACCATAATGAACGATTATGTTCCCATACAGCTTTTAAAAGTAAAATTTCTGGAATCATTACTTTTAATTCGCCGATTAATGATTTTTTTCTTGGTTTTTTCCACCAGTCAGTTTCTTCAAGATATCCTCCGCCGTATTCAGCTTTTTCGGCTTCATGAGCTACTGGATAAAGCTCCCATCTTACGTGAAGGGGTTTTTTTACATAGTCCATAATTCGATATACAATAGCGGCTGCAAATACTATTATTGCAGCGTAACAAATTAAATAAATCATGATAAATCTCCTTTTGTTTATTATATTAAGCGGATAAATATTTACTAATCATGTCCAACAGAGCTTTAGGATCTATAGGTTTAGCCATAAAGCCTTCAGGGTCAGCAAATCCCTTTAATTTATGCAGAAAAGTATGCATTGTATCACCCATCGCAGTAATAATAATTACAGGTATATTTTTTAATTCAGGGTCTTCTTTATAATACCTGTAAGTTCTAACTCCAGATTGATCTGGCATAGTCATATCTAAAGTTATAATGTCTGGTTTTTCAGATTTGGCTAACTCAAACGCTTGAATTCCGTTCATAGCGGTTACTGTTTCATAGCCATTGTCTTCAAAAAGAGTTGTTAAATAAGTTAAAACATCCTGCTCATCATCTACTACTAAAATTTTTTTCTTTTCACTCATTTTGTTATCCTTTTTTAATAGTTTTAAGGTTAAAGATTATTAGGTTAATTTTTGATTATTTTTTTTCATGATTTGATATTTCATTTTCAGCAAGTTTTCTTATTTTATAAGCCGTATCTCGTAATGTTCCATAAACAATCCCACAGCCTGCATCCTCTCTGTGTGTATCACCATGATCGGCGAGTTCTAACATTTCGTAAGATAAGCGTATTACTTTTCTTAGATTACGATTTATAATATTCGTTTCCATTATTTTTTCCCCGTTACGATTTAGGCTGATTATATCATTATATATGCACAAGGCTTGCCAAAATCGAATAAAACGGAAAATGTGTTGGGATGGCTGGCGACCCTCCCGCAAGGGCGCACGTCAAGGGAGAGGGGACAAGCTTCAAATTTTTTACAGTTTTGCATTAGCGCTTATTTACTAATAGTTTAGAACTTAAGAATGCTGCTTTAGAAAAATGGAGGCTTTTATTGATAACTTTATCAATAAAATAAATCTATGACTAAGGCTAAAAATAGTAAAGATAGATAATAAATTATTTTTTTATTGATATTTTTATCAATAATTAGGATGGTGAAATTCTCAAGATTGTTTCATGAGACGAACTTGAGACAGCGAGTCAATTTTCAATTTATTGAAGCATTTATTGAAGTTTATATAAATCTAAATATCTATATAATGTAGCTCGTCCTACTCCAAGAATATTCGCGGCTTTTGTGCGGTTCCCTTCTGATTTTTCCAAAGCTTCAAGGATTTCTTCTTTTTTCTTTAGGGAAGGACCTGTTTTTTGTTTTTGTTTTTCTTCATAAGCAGAAATTTCTGGGGGGATATCTTCAATATGAATCAAGCCGCTTCGGCATTTTACATACATATATTCAACAGCATTACGAAGTTCTCGAACATTGCCTGGCCATTGATAAACAGTCAATATATCTAATATTTCATTTGCAGGGGTTAAAACAGGGCGTTTTAATTCTTGAGCGATTAATTCAAGAAAATGTTCAATCAACATTGGAATATCAAGACGTCTTTCCCTTAAAGGAGGAATATGTATAGGAATTACGCAAAGTCGATAAAATAAATCTCTTCTGAATTTCTTTTTTTCAACCATTTCCCTTAAATTTTGGTTAGTAGCGCTGATTACTCTAACATCTATTTGTATAGTTTGTTCCCCTCCAACCCTTTCAAATTTTTGTTCTTGTAGAACTCTTAATAACTTTACCTGCATGGGTAAAGAAAGTTCTCCGATTTCGTCGAGAAAAATAGTGCCTTTATCAGCTAATTCAAAACGACCCTTTCTGCTTTGTATAGCTCCTGAAAATGCTCCTTTTACATGGCCAAATAGCTCGCTTTCGAGAATATCTTCAGGCAAAGCACCGCAATTAACAGCCACAAAAGGTTTTCCTGCCCTTGGTCCAAGTTCATGAATTGCATTAGCAACAAGCTCTTTTCCTGTTCCACTTTCTCCTTCAATCAAAACTGGAACACACACTGAGCTTACTTCTCTTATATGTTCAAAAAGTTCAAGGGTTTTTGGATCTTTTCCAATAAGCCTTCCAAGGGAATGATGATGTTTAAGTCTTGTTTTTAAGGCATAAAGTTCAGTTTCATCTTTAAAAGAAAGAAGTGCGCCAACTCCTTTTCCTTCGGGATCAGATAAGGGCATAATAGACATATTTAGCTTTAATTCATTGCCGTCTTGTCTCAAAAAATTAATTTCTTTTTTTTTGATACCTTTCTTTTTAAGGGTTCCATGACAAAATTCGCAATCACCTCCGCAGAATCTTCCAGGAAAAACATCATGACAATCTTTTCCTAAAATATTTTCCCTCTTATAACCCGTTATTTTTTCAGCGGCGTGATTAAAGAAAAAAATTCTTCTATTTGAAATATGAGCCATTACACCGTCTAAAAGATTATCAAGAATAAGTTCAAAATTTCTACGAGTTATAAACAGAGTATGGAGAATTTTTGAATTAATAAGTGTCTCAACTTCTTTTTTTAGACTATCTCTTGTTTTTTTTAGTAGATCGATAGTAGCTAAATTATTTAAATTATTTTTCGGATCAGGAACATCCCAGTGAATATGTGGAGGCATTCCAGGTAATTCAGGCCTGCAGCTTTGATCAAAGTCCCCGATTGTTATTATCAAATCAAACATAAAAGGTTCTATATCAAGGGATGTTAAAAGGGGCGTGTTTGATATGTCAAAACTAATTTCGTTCATTACTTGAATTGCGATTGGATTTAATTCCGGAGGTGTTATTGATGCACTCATGAAAGTTATATCATCAGTATTTACAGCCTTAGCAAAGCATTCGGCCATAATATGGAGGCAGTTAATGCTGCCCCCCATAAATAAAACAATGTGTTTCTTCCTTTTTTTATCCATTTTTTTGCTTGACTTCAGGTAGATGATCTCTTGGTAAAATTATGCGAAAAATCGTGCCTTTTCCTTCTTCTGATTCCATTTCAATTTTACCACCATGTTCTTGAATAATCTTTTTTGTTGTTAAAAGGCCGAGTCCCGTTCCTCCAAGTCCTTTTGTTGTAAAAAAAGTTGTAAAAACTTTTTTCTTTACTTCATAATCCATTCCGCAGCCATCGTCAATCACTTCATAATAAATAATACTATCTTTTTCATATACTTTTAGGTTTACATGGTATTTGCCTTGTTTATCACTTAAACGGCATGCATCAATCGCATTTCCAATAAGATTTGTAAGACATTCATGAATACCTTCATAATCCATTGGTGCAGGGCTTATTTCTCCTAAGAACTCATATTTAAGCTCAATTCCAAGTTCTTCTGCTCTCTGGGAATACAAGTCAACAACTTCTTTAGCTATTTTCTCAGGGTTATCATTTTGTACATTAATTTCTCTTCCTTTTGAAAAGCTTAAAAATTCTTTAACAAACATAGAAATTCGAGTTACATTTCTGTCAAGCATTTCTAAACCTTTTTGAACTCTATCTATTTTTCCTTTTGTAATACCTGTATTTAGCATGTACATTCCACCTTCAAGGCCTGTTAGAAGGTTTTTTATTCCATGGGCTAAGCCAGCAACTGTTTCTCCAACTGTTGCAAGCCGTTCAGCTTCTATTTTTTCTTTTTCAAGCTGTTTTAACTGAGTTATATCTACAGCCATTTCCATGACCCAGTCAAAGCTGTTTCCAGTTAATTTTAATGGAAGCGTTGTTACATGGAAGTGAATAATTTCTCCATTTTTGTCTTTTACTGTGGAAAAGCCTGTATGCATTTTGCCGTCATTAAAAGATTCTTGAGCCGGACATTCTTCACATTTTTCCGATTTTCCTTTGAATGCTTCATAACAGTAATTACCTTCAGTCCTTCCAAAAGACTGTGTAACTTTTTTATTTGCTTTTACTACCCGTAAATTTTTGTCAATTAATAGAATATTGCATGGGACTTGTTCAAAAAGAAGATGATGTTCTTTTCTAATTTGTTTTAATTCTGTTGTATCAATAGTCATTTCAACTAGAAAAGGTATGTTGCCTTTTTCGTCAAATATTGGTGTTGTATGCTGAATATAATAAATAATTTTTCCATTTTTATTATATCCAATTTCTTCTGTTACTCTAGGGATTCCATCATTAAAAGCTTCAGCACCTTTGCATGATGGACACATGGATTCTCTATCTTTGTAAACAGAGAAGCATTTTTTATTTCTCCATGTTCCGAACATTTTTTCAAAAGCATCATTTGCTTTAACTATATTGAATTCTCTATTTATTACTGCAACTACCATCGGAATTTTATTAAAAAAATGCGTTTCTATCCATTTATTAAGATTAATCATAATGTTTTGCATGAGTTTACCCCTTTTATTTTTTTTTAATTTACAGCTTAAATTAAAGATACATTAGTTAATGATAGCATTTTTTATGCCATAGAAAGCTCTATTGGGGAATAAAAAATACATATTTTTCCTAATTTATTTATCCAACAATATGACTTCTATAAATGAATGAAGAATACGAGCCGTTACTCCCCAAATGCTGACTCCTTCTAAGTTATATATAAGTTCATAAATGCTTGGGTTTCGCTTATAAAAATTATTGTTAATATGAATTTTAGCTAAATCTTTTAAAGACGGTGTAATAATTTTTGATATTTCATTTTTATCAAACTGAATCTCACCAATTCCATTCCATATACCTACAAATGCTTCAATATCAGTTCTATTGATTGTTTCGAAATGTCCCATCGAAGAAATATATTCAACATTTTCCATTGAAATATTTACTTCTTCTTTAAGTTCGCGGAATGCCGCATCTAAAGGGCTTGAATCTTCATCATCAATATGGCCTCCTGGAAGAGCGACTTGATTACTCCAAGCATAATTTTTATTTTCAGATTTAAGAATGCAAAGAATTTTAGGTTCTGATTCATTAAAAACAAGTAAAAAAACGGAAGCTTTTTTTTTAGGATCTCCTATTATCGGAAAATAAGGGAAATCAACCGTTCTAATAGTATCTGATACTCCATTAAAAGTTAGCATTTTTTTCTCCAGATTTTACATTATATAAATATCGTTACGAAAGATTATCCCATGTATTTCTTCTTTGCCCATAATCATTTGGAGAACCTCCTCTTAATCGTCTAATTCTGTCTTCAATAGGCGGATGAGTTGAAAATAAGGCCATAAGATTTTTTCCAGATAAAGGATTTACTATAAACATGTGAGCTGTAGCAGGGTTTACTTCCATTGATATCCTTTGGGGACGATGTTCGAGTGTTTCAAGAGCTTTTGCAAGGGATTCTCCGCTGCCCATAAAACTTGCGCCCGTTGAATCGGCAAGATATTCTCTTGATCGTGATATAGCCATTTGAATTAATACTGCGGCCATAGGTGCAATTATGGACAATACGATCGTACCAAATACGCCTAAACCTCCTTCATCATCTCTGTTTCTGCCTATACCAAATATAGCTGACCACTTTGCCATATTTGCTATCATCATTATTGCACCAGCCATAGATGCTGCAATTGTTCCGATTAATATGTCTCTGTTTTTTATATGAGCTATTTCATGAGCTAATACACCCATAACTTCTTCTTTGTTCATATTTCTTAAAAGTCCCATTGTAACTGCTACTACAGCATGTTCAGGATTTCTTCCGGTTGCAAAGGCATTAAGATCTTCAGTAGGAATAATATATATTTTCGGAACAGGAATTCCAGCTCTTCGTGTTAGTTCTTCTACTGAATTATACAATTCTGGCTCTTGTCCTGGGGTTATAAGCTGAGCATTATACATTTTAAGAACAATTTTATCTGAATACCAATAGCTGACAAAATTCATACCGCAAGCAAATATAAACGCGAATATCATACCTACTTGGCCTCCTAAAAGCCCTCCAATGATAATTATAAATATTGTCATTATAGACATTAATATAACTGTTTTAATCTGATTATTCATGAATTTATGCCTCCTTAATTTTTTTTAGCTTGGAAATTATACTTCCAAAGATTTTTATTTATTTTATTTAAAATTATATTTTGGTAAAGTTTAATTTTAAATCTAAAATTGTGAAAGGATGAAAACTACACTTAATAATAAAGAATAACAAACAAAAAAAACATAATAAAAAAGATATAATAATATTTAAGATTTATAAGAAAATGCGTCATTATTTTCCCGATTTGTTTTATAAAATAAGGAAAATAGAGGATTATCGTAAAAAATGTGATCGCGAATTAGTAGAATTGATAATTGCGTGTTATGCGTACGATAAACAGGACTGTAAACTTAAGCCATTATCCGTTTATCAAAGTGTCAATTTACAGCGGATCTTAAAAAATCTGTACTCACTGCAAATAGACACTTTACAATAAATTCTGACTCAACCAATGATAAGTTATCATTAATTAATCGAAAGCTGTATTTCAATATAATTTTCATTACGTTCAATAAAATAGATTATATAGCTTCCATTTAGACCTGATAAAAAAGCTTTTTCAGCATAGATTTTATTTTGGAAAAACTCCCCATCAATACTTAAAATTGTATCATCCATTCTTAATCCCATAAGATATAGCAATGAGTCTTCCGGTATTTCAACTATTCTGATGCCTTTAAATCTACCTGATTCGGAAACTAAAGACTTAATTTGAGGTTTATTCCTTGGCTTTTGAGTATCTTCTTCTTTTGGGTTCATAAAGATATTTACCGTTGATTTTTTCATGTTCTGTTTAGTTATTGCAACTTTATATTCTTTACCAAATTTCGGCTGTAAATTTAAGATAATAGTTTCTTTATTTAAAAGAAAAACAACTTTTCTCTGAGAAATTTCTTTTATCAAAGCATTTTCAATGGAGTCACCAACCCTATAAAATGCTGACTCGCCTGATTTATCGTCTTCAATAATCGCGATGGGGCCTGTGCTTGCACCTATTATTGTTGCTTTGATAGAAAGTTCAAGATTAACAGCATTGGGGGTATTCGTGGCAACAGAATTGTTATCAACGCCGGCAAAAGAAATTAACGGTAAAATACATGTAAGCATTAATATAATAGAAATCCTTTTAATGTTTACCTTCGCTTGAAAAATAATTTTTTCCATTTTAGTTCCTTTTTACATATTTAGTTTTTTAATTTTAATAAAATCCATATGAATGAGATCGAATTTTGTTATAGAATAATTTTTAGATAGAATTCAATAACTTTTTTATTAAGCTTAATTCATTTATTGATTATTAATTACCAAGTTGACCTGTCTATTAAATTTTGATAGTGATTCCAAATTAAACAAAAAAACTTTTAAACACTTTAGAAAGGAAAAAATCATGAGCGATGAGCTTTATAAAAAATTAGCTAAACATTTGAATACACTTCCTGGAGGATTTCCTCCAACTGAAACAGGCATTGAAATTAGAATTTTAAAAAGATTATTTACTCCTGAAGAAGCGGAATTAGCTTCAAATTTAACAATGATGGTAGAACCTACAGCATCAATTGCAAAACGAATTGGGCGCAACGAAGCAGAATTGACAGGAATATTAGAGCAAATGGCTCAAAAAGGCCTGATTGTTCGTTCTACAAAGGGAGGACAAAATCAATATATGGCTGCCCAGTTTGTAGTTGGAATTTGGGAATATCAGGTCAACCGTTTAACCGAAGGCTTAATTAAAGATTTCAATGAATATTTACCATATTTGATGAAAACCCAATTTGAATCCAAAACTAAGCAACTTAGGGTTATTCCTATATCCAAGTCTGTCAATGCGGATATTAAAATAATGCCCTATGAAGAAGCTGAAAAAATTATTGAATCCCAATCAAAAATTGTTGTTGCCGATTGTATCTGCCGAAAAGAACATAAAATGGTAGGAAAAGGATGCGATAGTCCCTTGAGATCTTGTTTATCTTTTGGGAGCGGAGCGTATTATTATGAAGCAAATGGACTTGGAAATGAAATAACTAAAGAAGAAGCTTTAAATATTCTTAAAAAAGGAATAGAAGCCGGATTGGTTCTACAACCTGGTAATTCAAAAAAACCTTTAAATATTTGCATGTGCTGCGGCTGCTGTTGTCAAGTTCTTGTAAATCTTAAAAAAATGGAAAACGCTGCTGAACTATCTTGCTCTAATTGGTATGCGGTAGTAGACGAAAATGAATGCGTAGCTTGCGGAATTTGCGAACAAAGATGTCCTATGGATGCAATTACCATAGAAGACACAGCTCAAGTTAATCTTACACGATGTATCGGGTGCGGAGTATGTGCAGGATCATGTGAAGCTAACGCTATTCGTCTAAAAGAAAAAGATCAATCAAAGATAACTGTTCCACCTGAAAATATAGCTGAGACATATTTCAATATTGCTAAAGAAAGAGGAATGATATAAGTCAACGATATCAACTACAAGTGATGTGAGGCTTGTTAGATAAAATACAAGTCTCTCGTTGATTATAAAGATATATGGAAAAAGCTATTGAGCTATATAAACTTCCTGAAAGATGTAAAATACAATATAGAAAATTTCTTCGGAAGCAAAAAAAATACAAATTAAATTCTAATAATTGCCCTACAAAAAAAATAATCCCTGTTGTTAGAAAAGAAAGAAATGGAAACGGAAAATTTGTTTGGGAATTATATTTTATTGAAAAAAAATTTGTTGAGCATGACCAAGAAATTTTTTATGTATTAGAAGAATTTTAATTTAAAAGAGGGATACAATGAAAAATTTATTATTTTTTGTAGTTTTTTTATCTTTTTTTTTATTGATTAAAATAGAAATAGTTGATGGAAAAGAAATTTTTATTAGTGGAACTGAGTGGGAGCCTTATACTGGCGAGCATTTATTAAACAAAGGTTTTTTGGCAGAAATTACTGTGGAAGCATTTAAAAAAGTTGGTTACGATGTAACTGTTAAGCTTATACCATGGATAAGAGCTATCGAAGAAACAAAAATTGGCAAATTCCATGCTTTAATAGGAGCGTCATACACAGAAGATAGAACTAATTATTTTGCTTATCCAAAATATGCATGGGAGAATTATATGCATATTTTCACTCAAAATGATAAAGATATGACCTACACGACTTTAGAAAAATTATGCCCAGGCAAAGTAGGCTTGCTTCGAGGCTCATATTTAGTCGAACGCATAAGAAAAAATGTTAACTGTCTAAAAATTGAGGAAGCAAATACTGTATTATCAAATATTGAAAAATTAATTGCAAAAAGAATAAATTATATGATTGATTCTAAAGATTCAGTGTATTTTTATATTAATACAGATTTAAAAGAAAAAAAAAATATGGTCAAAATTATCTATCCACCTTTAGAATTAGACAAAGTTTATACGGTAATATCAAAAAATATACCAAACTATGAAACTATCTTAAATGATTATGAGAAAGGGATCGAATTAATAAAACAGGATGGCACTTATCAAAAAATATTGGAAAAGCATGGATATTAATTAAAACAGAAATCTTAATAGTTTGGATTCCAGAATCATCTAAGTTTTAGCTTATTTTTTTGCTGATATATTTGAACTACTATACGTTTCATAATATTTCATAACTTTATGAACATAATTTTTTGTTTCTTCATAAGGGGGTATCCGATTGTATTTATCGACAGCACCTGGCCCAGCATTGTATGCAGCGAGGCTTAATTCAAGCTCACCATTATACCGTTCATAAAGCCCTTTAAAGTAAGTAGCCCCAGCCAAAATATTTTCCTTAGGATCAAAGGGATTTTTAAGACTTAGAAACTGAAAATTATCAG
This region includes:
- a CDS encoding CoA pyrophosphatase translates to MLTFNGVSDTIRTVDFPYFPIIGDPKKKASVFLLVFNESEPKILCILKSENKNYAWSNQVALPGGHIDDEDSSPLDAAFRELKEEVNISMENVEYISSMGHFETINRTDIEAFVGIWNGIGEIQFDKNEISKIITPSLKDLAKIHINNNFYKRNPSIYELIYNLEGVSIWGVTARILHSFIEVILLDK
- a CDS encoding respiratory nitrate reductase subunit gamma → MIYLICYAAIIVFAAAIVYRIMDYVKKPLHVRWELYPVAHEAEKAEYGGGYLEETDWWKKPRKKSLIGELKVMIPEILLLKAVWEHNRSLWYLTYPFHLGLYLIAGFIGLLSIGAVSNILNISIWMPIAALTNLLGPVGFVLCIYGACALFYRRLKDPVLRNYSSYEHFFNLGLFAVTMVVAILTWLFVDPNFNMARAFTVNLITFNFGSMSSSLFNLQVVMGFIVMAYIPLTHMSHFFMKYFLYHDIRWGDEPTIDNPATDAKIGIVLNYPIKWSASHIAGHGKNTWAEVATFNPAQEPPTAKE
- a CDS encoding transporter substrate-binding domain-containing protein translates to MKNLLFFVVFLSFFLLIKIEIVDGKEIFISGTEWEPYTGEHLLNKGFLAEITVEAFKKVGYDVTVKLIPWIRAIEETKIGKFHALIGASYTEDRTNYFAYPKYAWENYMHIFTQNDKDMTYTTLEKLCPGKVGLLRGSYLVERIRKNVNCLKIEEANTVLSNIEKLIAKRINYMIDSKDSVYFYINTDLKEKKNMVKIIYPPLELDKVYTVISKNIPNYETILNDYEKGIELIKQDGTYQKILEKHGY
- a CDS encoding PAS domain S-box protein, with amino-acid sequence MQNIMINLNKWIETHFFNKIPMVVAVINREFNIVKANDAFEKMFGTWRNKKCFSVYKDRESMCPSCKGAEAFNDGIPRVTEEIGYNKNGKIIYYIQHTTPIFDEKGNIPFLVEMTIDTTELKQIRKEHHLLFEQVPCNILLIDKNLRVVKANKKVTQSFGRTEGNYCYEAFKGKSEKCEECPAQESFNDGKMHTGFSTVKDKNGEIIHFHVTTLPLKLTGNSFDWVMEMAVDITQLKQLEKEKIEAERLATVGETVAGLAHGIKNLLTGLEGGMYMLNTGITKGKIDRVQKGLEMLDRNVTRISMFVKEFLSFSKGREINVQNDNPEKIAKEVVDLYSQRAEELGIELKYEFLGEISPAPMDYEGIHECLTNLIGNAIDACRLSDKQGKYHVNLKVYEKDSIIYYEVIDDGCGMDYEVKKKVFTTFFTTKGLGGTGLGLLTTKKIIQEHGGKIEMESEEGKGTIFRIILPRDHLPEVKQKNG
- a CDS encoding zinc metalloprotease HtpX — encoded protein: MNNQIKTVILMSIMTIFIIIIGGLLGGQVGMIFAFIFACGMNFVSYWYSDKIVLKMYNAQLITPGQEPELYNSVEELTRRAGIPVPKIYIIPTEDLNAFATGRNPEHAVVAVTMGLLRNMNKEEVMGVLAHEIAHIKNRDILIGTIAASMAGAIMMIANMAKWSAIFGIGRNRDDEGGLGVFGTIVLSIIAPMAAVLIQMAISRSREYLADSTGASFMGSGESLAKALETLEHRPQRISMEVNPATAHMFIVNPLSGKNLMALFSTHPPIEDRIRRLRGGSPNDYGQRRNTWDNLS
- a CDS encoding 4Fe-4S binding protein, coding for MSDELYKKLAKHLNTLPGGFPPTETGIEIRILKRLFTPEEAELASNLTMMVEPTASIAKRIGRNEAELTGILEQMAQKGLIVRSTKGGQNQYMAAQFVVGIWEYQVNRLTEGLIKDFNEYLPYLMKTQFESKTKQLRVIPISKSVNADIKIMPYEEAEKIIESQSKIVVADCICRKEHKMVGKGCDSPLRSCLSFGSGAYYYEANGLGNEITKEEALNILKKGIEAGLVLQPGNSKKPLNICMCCGCCCQVLVNLKKMENAAELSCSNWYAVVDENECVACGICEQRCPMDAITIEDTAQVNLTRCIGCGVCAGSCEANAIRLKEKDQSKITVPPENIAETYFNIAKERGMI
- a CDS encoding sigma 54-interacting transcriptional regulator, with amino-acid sequence MPPHIHWDVPDPKNNLNNLATIDLLKKTRDSLKKEVETLINSKILHTLFITRRNFELILDNLLDGVMAHISNRRIFFFNHAAEKITGYKRENILGKDCHDVFPGRFCGGDCEFCHGTLKKKGIKKKEINFLRQDGNELKLNMSIMPLSDPEGKGVGALLSFKDETELYALKTRLKHHHSLGRLIGKDPKTLELFEHIREVSSVCVPVLIEGESGTGKELVANAIHELGPRAGKPFVAVNCGALPEDILESELFGHVKGAFSGAIQSRKGRFELADKGTIFLDEIGELSLPMQVKLLRVLQEQKFERVGGEQTIQIDVRVISATNQNLREMVEKKKFRRDLFYRLCVIPIHIPPLRERRLDIPMLIEHFLELIAQELKRPVLTPANEILDILTVYQWPGNVRELRNAVEYMYVKCRSGLIHIEDIPPEISAYEEKQKQKTGPSLKKKEEILEALEKSEGNRTKAANILGVGRATLYRYLDLYKLQ
- a CDS encoding response regulator, with protein sequence MSEKKKILVVDDEQDVLTYLTTLFEDNGYETVTAMNGIQAFELAKSEKPDIITLDMTMPDQSGVRTYRYYKEDPELKNIPVIIITAMGDTMHTFLHKLKGFADPEGFMAKPIDPKALLDMISKYLSA